The Echinicola rosea genome has a segment encoding these proteins:
- a CDS encoding LytR/AlgR family response regulator transcription factor, whose translation MRALVIDDERLARKELINLLSSIEDVEVIGEAVNVDDAKEKISSLSPDVIFLDIQMPEKTGFDLLSEMDAVPDVIFTTAYDEFALKAFEVNALDYLLKPIEPARLTEAIIKLKTKLKNNADSTKDPEKVTIEGDKKLSLEDQVFVKDGDRCWFVKLENVRLFESDGNYIKVYFENNKPMIHKSLNALDERLDEKSFFRASRKHIINLSWVEGIEPWFNGGLVVTLKGGDRIEVSRRQAARFKDMMSL comes from the coding sequence ATGCGCGCACTAGTAATCGATGACGAAAGACTGGCAAGAAAAGAACTGATCAACCTATTGTCTTCCATAGAAGATGTCGAGGTAATTGGAGAGGCAGTAAATGTAGATGATGCAAAAGAAAAGATAAGCAGCCTCAGTCCAGACGTGATATTTTTGGACATACAGATGCCCGAAAAAACTGGTTTTGACCTGCTATCCGAAATGGATGCCGTACCGGATGTCATTTTTACCACGGCGTATGATGAGTTTGCCCTGAAAGCGTTTGAAGTGAATGCGCTGGACTATTTACTGAAGCCAATAGAACCCGCTAGACTTACCGAAGCCATTATAAAACTAAAAACCAAGCTTAAAAATAATGCTGATTCTACCAAAGATCCCGAAAAAGTTACCATAGAAGGAGATAAAAAACTATCTTTGGAAGATCAGGTGTTTGTAAAAGATGGCGATCGGTGCTGGTTTGTCAAGCTTGAAAATGTTCGTTTGTTTGAATCTGATGGGAACTACATAAAAGTATATTTTGAAAACAATAAACCCATGATCCACAAATCCCTGAATGCATTGGATGAACGATTGGACGAAAAGTCCTTTTTCCGGGCTAGCCGCAAGCATATCATTAATTTGAGCTGGGTAGAAGGGATTGAGCCGTGGTTTAATGGTGGACTGGTGGTGACACTTAAGGGCGGTGACCGCATCGAAGTCAGCCGTCGCCAGGCAGCGAGGTTTAAAGATATGATGAGTTTATAA
- a CDS encoding LytR/AlgR family response regulator transcription factor, protein MKEERILVVEDDPDIAENIEEILELLGYVNIDIANSANQAIKVIKKYRPDLVFMDIKLKGDKDGIELGEIIQQMVDAPIVYVTSYSDPSIIERAKRIHPAGFIVKPFNTNDIHAIVEIVLYNRRNQSASSETPKPSAESPYLVADAVYIKSDNAYERVDYGDIYYVEANGNMVSIFTKNKTYTIRKSMKEMEEKLPSHLFLRVQKSYIVQLAQIASFSTKEINLKDGAVVQVGRQYYNSFLAKLNTITES, encoded by the coding sequence ATGAAAGAAGAAAGAATACTGGTTGTAGAGGATGATCCGGATATCGCAGAGAATATTGAGGAAATCCTCGAACTTTTAGGTTACGTAAATATTGATATTGCCAATTCTGCCAATCAAGCCATCAAAGTCATTAAGAAATACCGACCCGATCTGGTATTTATGGACATCAAACTAAAGGGTGACAAGGACGGCATAGAACTGGGAGAGATCATCCAGCAAATGGTGGATGCACCGATTGTTTATGTTACTTCTTACAGTGACCCCTCTATCATTGAGCGTGCAAAACGCATTCATCCCGCGGGCTTTATCGTAAAGCCGTTCAATACCAATGATATTCATGCGATCGTAGAAATTGTCCTTTACAATAGGCGGAACCAAAGTGCTAGTTCGGAGACTCCAAAACCTAGTGCAGAAAGTCCATACCTAGTCGCTGATGCCGTGTATATCAAATCTGACAATGCTTATGAGCGGGTGGATTACGGCGACATTTACTACGTGGAGGCCAATGGAAATATGGTGTCCATTTTTACCAAAAACAAGACTTATACCATTCGTAAGTCCATGAAAGAAATGGAAGAAAAACTCCCTTCCCACCTCTTTCTCCGCGTACAAAAATCATACATCGTGCAGCTCGCACAAATCGCCAGCTTCAGCACCAAAGAAATCAATCTTAAGGATGGGGCAGTGGTACAAGTAGGACGCCAATATTACAATAGCTTCTTGGCAAAGCTCAATACCATTACGGAGAGCTAA
- a CDS encoding PhoH family protein: MPRAKKNDSDRKIFVLDTSVILYAHNSIMNFAEHDVVIPITVLEELDQFKKGNDSKNFEAREFIRLLDKLSKDKMIHKWTPLNGKTKGNFKVMMTTNESNGNSNHQNANTIFGEEKNDHKILNAALDLKTSENGRKVILVSKDINLRLKAKSLDIQAEDYETGKIKNITELESTGKDILEGIDPDVINQLYDNHSVEAKKVLGTRKRKTNTYYILKSEKNSVLAYYNGEDNTIERVDKKLAYNIKPKNAEQTFALHAITNPNIKLVSVQGVAGTGKTLLALAGALEQRRDYKQIFLARPIVPLSNKDIGYLPGDIKSKLNPYMEPLWDNLKFIQNQFRESDKEYQKITEMVNQEKLVIQPLAYIRGRSLSNIFFIVDEAQNLTPHEIKTIISRAGENTKIVFTGDVYQIDTPYLDSQSNGLSYLIDRVKEHPLYAHIKLEKGERSELANLANELL, from the coding sequence ATGCCAAGAGCTAAAAAAAATGACAGTGACCGTAAAATCTTCGTTTTGGATACATCGGTCATCCTTTACGCCCACAATTCTATAATGAACTTTGCCGAACACGATGTAGTGATTCCGATTACGGTATTGGAAGAGCTGGATCAATTCAAGAAAGGCAATGATTCCAAAAATTTCGAGGCGAGAGAGTTTATTCGATTACTGGACAAGCTGTCCAAGGACAAGATGATCCACAAGTGGACACCGCTGAACGGAAAGACCAAGGGCAATTTTAAGGTCATGATGACCACCAATGAAAGTAACGGCAATTCCAATCACCAAAATGCCAACACGATCTTTGGAGAGGAAAAGAATGACCATAAAATCCTGAATGCTGCCCTGGATCTCAAAACCAGCGAAAATGGCCGTAAGGTCATCTTGGTCAGCAAGGATATTAATCTCCGCCTGAAGGCAAAATCCCTCGATATCCAAGCGGAAGATTACGAAACGGGCAAAATCAAAAATATCACGGAGCTAGAAAGTACCGGTAAGGATATCCTTGAAGGCATCGATCCGGACGTGATCAACCAACTGTATGATAACCATTCTGTGGAGGCGAAAAAGGTACTCGGCACGCGAAAGCGCAAGACCAATACCTACTATATTTTAAAAAGTGAAAAGAATTCGGTTTTGGCGTATTATAATGGTGAGGACAATACCATCGAACGGGTGGACAAAAAACTCGCTTATAATATCAAACCAAAAAACGCCGAGCAGACCTTCGCCCTTCATGCCATCACCAATCCCAATATCAAATTGGTGTCGGTGCAGGGTGTGGCCGGTACCGGAAAGACCCTCTTGGCACTGGCAGGTGCCCTAGAGCAGCGGAGAGATTATAAGCAAATATTCCTGGCCAGGCCTATCGTTCCGCTGAGTAATAAGGACATTGGCTACTTGCCTGGGGACATCAAGTCCAAGCTCAATCCTTATATGGAGCCGCTTTGGGACAACTTAAAGTTTATCCAAAACCAGTTTAGGGAATCCGATAAGGAATACCAGAAGATCACCGAGATGGTCAATCAAGAGAAGCTGGTCATACAGCCTTTGGCCTATATTAGAGGTAGGTCACTGTCCAATATCTTCTTTATCGTGGACGAGGCTCAAAACCTAACGCCCCATGAAATAAAGACCATTATCAGCCGGGCAGGCGAAAATACCAAAATTGTCTTTACCGGGGATGTTTATCAGATCGATACGCCCTATCTGGACAGTCAAAGTAACGGCCTGTCTTACCTTATCGACCGGGTCAAGGAACACCCGCTCTATGCCCATATCAAACTGGAAAAAGGAGAACGCTCCGAACTCGCTAATTTGGCCAATGAGCTGCTTTAG
- a CDS encoding glycoside hydrolase family 2 TIM barrel-domain containing protein, protein MKPKLLLFALTILCSFSIAFAQEQLAYQRIYLSGKDAASTVDWDFMVSDGRKAGKWEKIPVPSNWELHGFGTYNYGHDHSRKDRELGKETGFYKHTFEVPQSWMGKAINIVFAGSMTDTEVKVNGQLAGEIHQGAFYEFKYDITKLLRFGQENLLEVKVAKHSANASINRAERQADFWIFGGIFRPVYLEVMPENHFSRIAIDAKASGNFEALVKTKAVHKDASINVSLTDLQSQAPLGEFTAPLAGQHTTVSHEFGKVKTWNPEDPNLYLAKFTLMIKGKPVYSQTEQVGFRTVELRENDGIYVNGTRVIFKGVNRHSFYPTTGRALSHANHLEDIQLMKEMNMNAVRMSHYPPDEEFLDLCDSLGLFVLDEVTGWQDGYDTIVGPKLIKETILKDENHPAVIVWDHGNEGGWDFANEKWFHHWDLQKRPVIYPWLNRNGVDSFHYPIYKAGINRLSNGHHIFMPTEMLHGLYDGGHGANLDDFWTDYMTNPRAAGGFLWVFADEAVVRTDRSDSLDADGNHAPDGIVGPYREKEGSFYTIKDIWSPVQVKPMVVNAHFDGKLILENHYLYTNLEGMQLSWRLLKLSDWEGKESASGELRLKSVLPGERAQESLALPEDFSNADWLEVTVKDKSGSPINTWSWPITSPAQFAARHITQQPAAGAPINIVDNDRTFQMGKIKVYFNEYYALEKVEKNAQEIPFSGPIFNSETAPKSTDVQLDEQGNYHIRVEYTAYPSVVKWTLYPNGLIKVEASAPDRSQSGKPYAGLHFDFPEEQVAGIQWLGDGPYRVWQNRLRGARFGIWQKDYNNTITGYSTKGRLEYPEFKGYHADLFAYRLATESGDFSVYAERPGLFFRLFTPAEAPYTTDGLKVPFPEGGLSFLYKIPAIGTKFHSAKEMGPSSYDWRSVGHNGDRNDPIMLWLDFR, encoded by the coding sequence ATGAAGCCAAAACTGCTACTGTTTGCACTGACTATTTTATGTTCTTTTTCCATTGCATTTGCCCAAGAGCAGCTAGCATACCAAAGAATTTACCTTTCAGGAAAGGACGCCGCCAGTACTGTGGACTGGGATTTTATGGTCTCTGACGGGAGAAAAGCAGGTAAATGGGAAAAAATACCCGTTCCCTCTAACTGGGAATTACATGGGTTTGGCACATATAATTACGGCCATGACCATAGTCGTAAAGACCGAGAGCTGGGCAAAGAAACGGGCTTTTACAAACATACTTTCGAAGTCCCCCAAAGCTGGATGGGCAAGGCCATCAACATTGTATTTGCCGGATCCATGACCGATACTGAAGTAAAGGTCAATGGGCAATTGGCTGGTGAAATTCACCAAGGCGCTTTTTATGAATTCAAGTATGATATCACCAAATTGCTACGCTTTGGGCAGGAAAACCTCTTGGAAGTGAAAGTGGCCAAGCACTCTGCCAATGCATCCATAAACAGGGCGGAGCGGCAAGCCGATTTTTGGATTTTTGGCGGGATCTTCCGGCCGGTATATTTGGAAGTGATGCCCGAAAATCATTTTTCCAGGATTGCCATAGATGCCAAGGCTTCCGGAAATTTCGAGGCATTAGTAAAGACCAAAGCCGTACACAAAGACGCGTCCATAAACGTCAGTCTGACAGACCTCCAATCCCAGGCTCCATTAGGCGAATTTACAGCACCGCTAGCAGGGCAGCATACGACCGTATCCCACGAGTTTGGAAAGGTAAAAACCTGGAATCCAGAGGATCCGAATTTGTACCTAGCAAAATTTACGCTGATGATAAAGGGCAAGCCTGTCTATAGCCAAACCGAGCAAGTAGGCTTCCGCACCGTGGAGCTAAGGGAAAATGACGGGATCTATGTAAACGGCACCAGAGTGATCTTTAAAGGAGTTAACAGGCATTCCTTTTACCCTACCACGGGAAGGGCGCTCAGCCATGCCAATCACCTGGAGGATATCCAGCTGATGAAAGAAATGAACATGAATGCAGTCAGGATGAGCCATTATCCACCGGATGAAGAATTTTTGGACTTGTGTGATTCTCTGGGGCTTTTTGTGCTGGATGAAGTGACGGGCTGGCAGGACGGCTATGACACCATCGTGGGGCCTAAGCTGATCAAAGAAACCATTCTCAAAGACGAGAATCATCCGGCGGTGATCGTCTGGGACCATGGAAATGAAGGGGGCTGGGATTTTGCCAACGAGAAATGGTTTCATCACTGGGACCTCCAGAAACGGCCGGTAATCTATCCATGGCTCAACAGAAATGGGGTGGACAGCTTCCATTATCCCATTTATAAGGCAGGTATCAATCGCCTTTCCAATGGTCATCATATCTTTATGCCCACTGAGATGTTACACGGCCTATATGATGGCGGTCATGGTGCCAACTTGGATGATTTTTGGACGGATTACATGACAAATCCCCGTGCAGCAGGTGGATTTTTGTGGGTTTTTGCCGATGAGGCAGTGGTGAGGACTGACCGCTCTGACAGCTTGGATGCCGATGGCAATCATGCTCCAGACGGCATTGTCGGCCCCTACCGGGAAAAGGAAGGTAGCTTTTATACCATAAAGGATATTTGGTCGCCCGTACAAGTGAAGCCCATGGTGGTGAATGCTCACTTTGACGGCAAACTAATCCTGGAAAATCACTACTTGTACACAAACTTGGAAGGGATGCAGCTAAGCTGGAGGCTCCTAAAATTGAGCGACTGGGAAGGCAAGGAGTCTGCTAGTGGGGAGCTTAGGCTCAAAAGCGTCCTGCCGGGTGAACGTGCCCAAGAATCACTGGCACTTCCTGAGGATTTTTCTAATGCAGACTGGTTAGAAGTGACAGTAAAGGATAAATCGGGAAGCCCGATAAACACTTGGTCCTGGCCAATAACCTCTCCTGCCCAATTTGCCGCCAGGCACATCACCCAGCAGCCTGCTGCAGGAGCACCAATCAATATCGTTGACAACGACCGTACCTTCCAGATGGGTAAGATCAAGGTGTATTTTAACGAGTACTATGCCTTGGAAAAGGTGGAAAAAAATGCGCAAGAAATTCCCTTTTCAGGGCCGATATTCAACAGTGAAACCGCTCCAAAATCTACTGATGTGCAGCTGGATGAGCAAGGCAATTACCATATCAGGGTCGAGTACACCGCCTATCCATCTGTTGTAAAATGGACGCTGTACCCGAATGGACTGATCAAGGTGGAAGCCTCAGCACCAGACAGGAGCCAAAGCGGAAAACCCTATGCAGGGTTGCATTTTGACTTTCCGGAAGAGCAGGTAGCAGGCATCCAATGGCTCGGGGATGGTCCATACCGTGTTTGGCAAAACCGCCTCAGGGGAGCACGGTTTGGGATATGGCAGAAAGATTATAACAATACCATCACGGGCTACAGCACCAAAGGACGGCTGGAATATCCAGAATTTAAAGGTTATCATGCTGATCTTTTTGCTTATCGCTTGGCTACGGAAAGTGGGGATTTTAGCGTTTATGCAGAACGACCCGGCTTGTTTTTCCGCTTGTTTACACCCGCCGAGGCTCCTTATACCACCGATGGCCTGAAAGTGCCCTTTCCAGAGGGTGGTTTATCTTTTCTCTATAAAATCCCGGCAATAGGAACCAAATTCCACTCCGCAAAAGAGATGGGGCCATCGTCCTATGACTGGAGATCCGTAGGGCATAATGGTGACCGCAACGATCCCATCATGTTATGGCTTGATTTTAGGTAA
- a CDS encoding phospholipase D-like domain-containing protein yields MSSFQHLIAEFRDSLEDHALSRSEKREIKSYLTALTTHDRQVLLSDLFQMVQAKAPDVHAENLIAWFYEAVKVLQEKDGPQANADVFFSPGNTCREAIIREMRLAQSVIHICVFTISDNQITDELIHAHQRNVIVKVLTDDEKCFDLGSDIDRIRQAGIPVQTDHSVAHMHHKFAIFDQKKVLTGSYNWTRSAAEFNYENIVLLEDIHTVRAFEGEFEKLWKSFETGLQ; encoded by the coding sequence ATGAGCAGTTTTCAACATTTGATTGCCGAATTTAGGGATAGCCTCGAGGACCATGCGCTGTCGCGGTCGGAGAAGCGGGAAATCAAGTCTTATCTGACGGCACTGACGACACATGACCGGCAAGTGCTGCTATCGGATTTATTTCAGATGGTCCAAGCCAAAGCACCTGATGTCCATGCCGAAAACCTGATCGCTTGGTTTTATGAAGCGGTGAAGGTTCTCCAGGAAAAGGATGGCCCACAAGCCAATGCAGACGTCTTTTTCAGTCCCGGAAACACCTGCAGGGAAGCCATTATTCGAGAAATGCGATTGGCACAATCCGTTATCCACATTTGTGTCTTTACCATTAGCGACAACCAGATTACGGATGAACTGATCCATGCCCATCAGCGGAATGTGATCGTGAAGGTCCTGACAGATGATGAAAAATGTTTTGATCTCGGATCGGATATCGACCGGATAAGGCAAGCGGGCATTCCTGTGCAAACCGACCACAGTGTTGCCCATATGCACCACAAATTTGCCATCTTTGACCAGAAAAAAGTGCTTACGGGAAGTTATAATTGGACCAGGTCAGCTGCTGAATTCAATTATGAGAATATCGTCTTATTGGAAGATATCCACACCGTTCGTGCCTTTGAAGGGGAGTTTGAAAAGCTGTGGAAAAGCTTTGAAACTGGCCTTCAGTAA
- a CDS encoding YfiT family bacillithiol transferase translates to MNSQELEKLKYPIGQHHEHVKYTMEDVASWIADIAQFPQQITSLTENLTAEELNWLHRPDGWTIKQLVHHCADSHMNSFMRFKLALTEDTPKIKPYHEDRWTELPDSTMDDISNSLMIISGLHRRWAVLLNSLSEDQLHRTYYHPEHRTETNLGLTTSMYSWHCKHHLAHIEQALAHKGTF, encoded by the coding sequence ATGAACTCGCAAGAATTAGAAAAGTTAAAATATCCCATTGGCCAGCACCACGAGCATGTAAAATATACCATGGAAGATGTGGCCAGCTGGATCGCTGATATCGCGCAGTTTCCACAACAGATTACCTCCCTTACCGAAAACCTTACCGCAGAGGAACTTAACTGGCTCCATCGCCCTGACGGATGGACGATTAAGCAACTGGTACATCACTGCGCAGATAGCCATATGAACAGTTTTATGCGTTTTAAATTAGCCCTCACAGAGGATACGCCAAAAATCAAACCGTATCATGAGGATCGCTGGACGGAGTTGCCGGACAGTACAATGGATGATATTTCGAATTCTTTGATGATCATTTCGGGTCTCCATCGGCGATGGGCTGTTTTGCTGAATAGTCTCAGTGAAGACCAGCTACACCGGACCTATTATCACCCCGAGCACCGCACCGAAACGAATCTAGGGCTGACCACAAGTATGTATAGCTGGCATTGCAAGCACCATTTGGCACATATTGAACAGGCACTGGCGCATAAAGGGACTTTTTGA
- a CDS encoding DNA alkylation repair protein, giving the protein MKIYLRTLENEFRRHGNSVVAKGQKAYMKDHFEFIGLKTPLRRKLQKPFLEKAALPEKQELPEMVEILWNMPEREFQLFAQELVQKFFRKPEKTDIDLLEYMIVNKSWWDTVDFIAVKLLGNYFWVYPAQIKPYVDKWLASDNMWLQRSALLFQHNYKDKLDTTLLQEVIHKLLGSKEFFINKAIGWILRQYSKTNPDWVKQFVDHTELAKLSRKEALKNVDK; this is encoded by the coding sequence ATGAAAATTTACCTCCGCACCTTGGAAAATGAGTTTCGCCGTCATGGAAACAGTGTCGTCGCGAAAGGCCAAAAGGCATATATGAAGGACCATTTTGAATTTATCGGCCTGAAGACTCCTTTGAGGAGGAAGCTTCAGAAACCATTTTTGGAAAAAGCAGCCTTACCTGAAAAGCAGGAATTACCCGAGATGGTGGAAATCTTATGGAATATGCCAGAGCGGGAATTCCAGCTTTTTGCACAGGAGCTGGTGCAAAAGTTTTTCAGGAAACCTGAAAAGACCGATATTGACCTGCTGGAGTATATGATTGTGAACAAGTCTTGGTGGGATACGGTGGATTTTATAGCGGTAAAACTATTGGGAAACTACTTCTGGGTATATCCAGCACAAATAAAACCATATGTGGATAAGTGGCTCGCATCCGACAATATGTGGCTGCAGCGATCCGCCCTGCTCTTCCAACACAATTATAAAGACAAACTGGACACTACACTGCTTCAGGAGGTCATTCATAAGCTGTTGGGCTCGAAGGAATTTTTTATCAACAAGGCCATCGGCTGGATCCTGCGACAATACAGCAAGACCAACCCCGATTGGGTAAAGCAGTTTGTGGACCATACTGAATTGGCCAAACTCAGCCGCAAGGAAGCCTTAAAGAATGTGGATAAGTAA
- a CDS encoding ABC transporter ATP-binding protein — MSLLQLHGISKKFPQTKQSAVKDIHMAIEEGSIQAIVGENGSGKTTLLKLIAGLEHPDKGDIVFSGQTIVNGKSAIPANQREVGVIYQEYALFPQMTLLENVREALHQESRNDRQIAKDSLALAGLEDSFNAYPHQLSSGQRQRAALARALASRPKLLLLDDPFRSLDTRFKNEISEDIRDIVKSTGITAIIASHHAKDALSLADSIAILHKGRLQQVGTPVEIYKHPANAYVANFFGKRNELLATPTEDGFYAGFGFIPHPESANFTEKVKILFRSEDAKIKKNTEQPLSGTVIRILFYGDHQIVKLEDDEGMQISIKAAPGRNFEKGTRMFFTIDKFEIETAF; from the coding sequence ATGAGTTTACTCCAGCTCCATGGTATCAGCAAGAAGTTTCCACAGACCAAACAGTCAGCGGTCAAGGATATCCACATGGCTATAGAAGAAGGCAGTATTCAAGCAATAGTAGGCGAGAATGGCTCAGGAAAGACCACCTTGCTAAAGCTGATCGCAGGGCTAGAGCATCCTGACAAGGGAGACATCGTATTCTCGGGACAAACGATCGTAAACGGAAAGTCTGCCATTCCAGCCAATCAGCGTGAAGTAGGAGTGATCTATCAGGAATACGCCTTGTTTCCACAGATGACATTATTAGAAAATGTACGGGAAGCCTTGCACCAAGAATCCCGCAATGACCGGCAGATAGCCAAGGACAGCCTGGCCTTGGCCGGTTTGGAGGACAGCTTTAACGCCTATCCACATCAACTTTCATCTGGCCAGCGACAGCGGGCAGCACTGGCCAGGGCATTGGCCTCACGTCCCAAGCTGCTGCTGTTGGATGATCCATTTCGCAGTCTGGACACCCGGTTCAAAAATGAAATCAGTGAAGATATCCGGGACATTGTGAAGAGCACTGGTATTACGGCTATCATCGCCAGTCACCACGCCAAAGACGCCCTATCATTGGCTGACAGCATTGCCATTCTCCATAAAGGAAGGCTCCAGCAAGTGGGTACTCCCGTGGAAATCTACAAGCACCCAGCAAATGCCTACGTCGCCAATTTCTTTGGAAAGCGAAATGAGCTATTGGCCACACCCACGGAGGATGGCTTTTATGCTGGTTTTGGATTTATCCCTCATCCCGAATCAGCCAACTTTACGGAAAAGGTAAAAATCCTCTTTCGTTCTGAAGATGCAAAAATCAAGAAAAATACTGAGCAGCCCCTAAGTGGCACTGTGATCAGGATCCTTTTTTATGGTGACCACCAAATCGTAAAGCTCGAAGATGATGAGGGCATGCAAATTAGCATCAAGGCTGCGCCAGGTAGGAATTTTGAAAAGGGAACACGGATGTTTTTTACCATAGACAAATTTGAGATCGAAACGGCTTTTTGA
- a CDS encoding Gfo/Idh/MocA family protein, with translation MKKKNKTGLSRRKFMGASALSAAGLSFLPHFGIGKPQALTNSPLGISTVRLGFIGLGRQSHGIMNGMMNIPHVEITAGCDVYGVKRERFQHTVSSRYGKQPSEVPVYENYQELLQRDDVDAVVIATPDFWHALIAIDACKAKKDIYLEKPLTYTIKEGQALVKAVRDHSIVLAVGSQQRSENNFQYAVRMVQKGHIGKVHHVKANVGQPTSPKPFDLSKEPIPSDLNWDLWLGPIKPVPYNHELNPPISLNPPENESIWGAWRWYWETGGGLMTDWGAHMFDIAQWGIGMDRYGPVEIAPEKDNHPLTFTYENGIVMTAEPFDGDTRGVRFIGDKGWIQVSRGGFKSSIPELTVPEAEKSTVNAHPHYMDFIESVIRRKDPIAPVEIGHSTCTVCTLGNISNKLGRKLQWNPALQTFEQDAEAEAMLHYDYENGYSLDV, from the coding sequence ATGAAAAAGAAAAACAAGACTGGTCTTTCCAGAAGAAAATTTATGGGTGCCTCAGCGCTTAGTGCTGCAGGGCTCTCTTTTTTGCCTCATTTTGGTATTGGCAAACCGCAAGCACTCACTAATTCTCCGCTAGGCATCAGTACAGTCCGATTAGGATTTATCGGTCTGGGCAGGCAATCCCATGGGATCATGAATGGTATGATGAATATCCCCCACGTGGAAATCACCGCTGGCTGCGATGTATATGGCGTAAAACGGGAGCGATTTCAGCATACGGTCTCGTCAAGGTACGGCAAGCAGCCCTCCGAAGTCCCTGTTTATGAAAATTACCAAGAGCTGCTCCAGCGAGACGATGTGGATGCAGTGGTGATCGCCACACCTGATTTTTGGCATGCACTTATCGCGATCGATGCTTGTAAGGCCAAAAAGGATATTTATCTTGAAAAACCGCTCACCTATACCATAAAAGAAGGACAAGCACTCGTAAAAGCTGTCCGTGACCATAGCATAGTCTTGGCCGTGGGCAGTCAGCAGCGGTCCGAAAACAATTTCCAATATGCTGTCAGGATGGTTCAGAAGGGCCATATCGGAAAAGTACACCATGTCAAGGCCAACGTAGGGCAGCCTACCTCGCCCAAACCCTTTGATTTGTCAAAAGAGCCCATTCCGTCAGATCTAAACTGGGACTTATGGCTCGGCCCGATCAAACCAGTCCCTTACAATCACGAGCTTAATCCTCCTATCTCATTAAACCCACCGGAAAATGAATCGATCTGGGGAGCTTGGAGATGGTATTGGGAGACTGGTGGTGGCTTAATGACCGACTGGGGTGCCCATATGTTTGACATAGCCCAGTGGGGAATAGGCATGGATCGGTATGGACCAGTGGAGATCGCCCCCGAAAAAGACAATCATCCGCTGACTTTTACTTATGAAAATGGAATTGTAATGACTGCTGAGCCATTTGATGGTGATACACGCGGTGTCCGCTTTATCGGTGACAAAGGCTGGATCCAAGTTTCCAGGGGAGGGTTTAAGTCCTCCATTCCTGAACTCACCGTGCCTGAAGCTGAAAAATCAACAGTGAATGCCCACCCACATTATATGGATTTTATCGAGAGTGTGATCCGCAGGAAAGACCCAATTGCCCCCGTAGAAATCGGTCATAGTACCTGTACCGTGTGTACCCTTGGCAATATTTCCAATAAACTCGGACGAAAGCTACAGTGGAATCCTGCCCTGCAAACTTTTGAGCAGGATGCAGAGGCAGAGGCAATGCTGCATTATGATTATGAAAATGGCTATTCACTTGATGTTTAG
- a CDS encoding YcxB family protein — translation MIVKTKKYKLETGTYVKLGLKNVLREQWWVVLIAIAIGCGYFWIASWWWISMAFVALLLYVLFWVIQFAGVSQMEQNKVMFEKLAYEIDSRQILMKINTKQGMPINWGMIKKAEITNDAFVLIMSKAQFVHLPFRIFNTENERKFIETILKRKGLVKA, via the coding sequence ATGATCGTAAAAACCAAAAAATATAAACTCGAAACAGGAACATATGTAAAACTGGGATTGAAAAATGTCCTCAGGGAACAGTGGTGGGTGGTCTTGATTGCCATTGCCATTGGCTGTGGATATTTCTGGATCGCTTCCTGGTGGTGGATCAGCATGGCTTTTGTGGCTTTGTTACTGTACGTGCTGTTTTGGGTCATCCAATTTGCGGGTGTCAGTCAGATGGAACAGAATAAGGTGATGTTTGAAAAGCTGGCCTATGAGATCGATAGCCGTCAAATCCTGATGAAAATAAACACCAAACAAGGCATGCCCATCAATTGGGGAATGATCAAAAAAGCAGAGATCACCAACGATGCTTTTGTGCTCATCATGTCAAAGGCTCAATTTGTGCATTTACCGTTCAGAATTTTTAATACTGAAAACGAGCGGAAATTCATTGAAACAATCCTTAAGCGTAAAGGACTTGTCAAGGCCTAG